The Candidatus Binatia bacterium genome includes a region encoding these proteins:
- a CDS encoding flavin reductase family protein, protein MPIDQQEFRRVLGHFAAGVTVVTTVSGDGRPYGLTATAFTSVSLEPPLVLVCVDKRSEGHPHFHASGVFAVNFLGVAHEHLSRRFAVSGGDKFKDLAFRFGVTGAPVLSEALGYLECRTVEVFEGGDHSIFLGKVEAADAHEGEPLIHFRGTYRQIGK, encoded by the coding sequence ATGCCGATTGATCAGCAGGAGTTCCGCCGTGTCCTGGGCCATTTTGCCGCGGGCGTAACCGTCGTGACGACAGTCAGCGGCGACGGCAGGCCGTACGGTCTTACGGCCACCGCGTTCACTTCGGTATCGCTGGAGCCGCCCCTGGTGCTGGTGTGTGTCGACAAGCGTTCCGAGGGCCATCCACATTTCCACGCGTCAGGCGTCTTTGCGGTCAATTTTCTGGGCGTCGCCCACGAGCATCTGTCACGCCGATTTGCCGTATCCGGCGGGGATAAGTTCAAAGACCTGGCGTTTCGCTTCGGTGTGACGGGCGCCCCGGTGTTGTCCGAGGCGCTCGGATATCTGGAGTGTCGTACCGTGGAAGTTTTCGAGGGCGGTGACCACAGCATCTTCCTCGGCAAGGTGGAGGCTGCCGATGCCCACGAAGGCGAACCGCTCATCCACTTCCGCGGCACCTATCGGCAAATCGGCAAGTGA
- a CDS encoding glucan 1,4-alpha-glucosidase, whose protein sequence is MGNDIAPGHPGIAPRWTSSAKTGVGTAISGLSRVWFTISHGIVNEVYYPRIDQANTRDFGLLIADGAQFLSEEKRDTRCEILPLAQGVPGYRLTNTCTQGRYRIEKVIVTEPLRDVLLQRVRFEALQGRLSDYHVYALLAPHIGNSGYGNTGWSGEYKGVPMLFAQRGDTTLALACSLPFTLMSCGYVGVSDGWQDIHLHRRMLWSYRRAPDGNIALTGAIDITRCAGTFVLALAFGRNAAEAGQRARATLLEDFDVVVARYQRSWQEYQAQCLDLGQTGGSRFDTYRVSTAVLKTHEAKSFRGGMIASLSVPWGFAKGDEDLGGYHLAWPRDLVESAGGFLAAGDTGSARQTLRYLMSTQEADGYWPQNMWLDGTPYWPGIQMDETAFPILLADALRRMNGLGRLDPWPMVRRAASFLVCNGPVTQQDRWEEDGGYSPFTLAVEIAALLAAADFADLAGEADMARYLRETADTWNASIESWIYVSDTDLAREHGVGGYYVRIAPIDVPCASSPAGGFVPIKNRPPGESDEPCASVVSPDALALVRFGLRAASDPRIVDTVKIIDALLKTETATGSVWHRYNDDGYGEHDDGSPFDGTGVGRGWPLLVGERAHYELARGNEQEARRLCQVMAAQSSAGGLIPEQIWDAADIRERELFNGRPSGSAMPLVWAHAEYIKLLRSLREGRVFDMPLQSVQRYQVAKVPAKLAFWRFNHKCRRMPAGKALRVEVLAAATVHWSLDDWRTVHETHTTDTRLGIHFADLPTAQLPPDRRARFTFFWLDAQRWEGIDFEIAVAAER, encoded by the coding sequence ATGGGCAATGACATTGCACCGGGTCATCCCGGCATCGCGCCGCGCTGGACGTCGAGCGCGAAGACCGGGGTCGGTACGGCCATCAGTGGGCTGAGCCGCGTCTGGTTCACGATTTCGCACGGCATCGTGAACGAGGTCTACTACCCCCGGATCGATCAAGCCAACACGCGTGATTTCGGGCTTCTCATCGCCGACGGCGCGCAGTTCTTGTCGGAGGAGAAGCGCGATACGAGGTGCGAGATCCTTCCGCTGGCGCAGGGTGTTCCCGGCTATCGGCTGACCAACACGTGTACGCAGGGTCGCTACCGCATCGAGAAGGTCATCGTGACCGAGCCATTGCGTGACGTGTTGCTGCAGCGCGTCCGTTTCGAAGCCCTGCAAGGTCGGCTTTCCGATTACCACGTGTACGCGCTGCTGGCCCCGCACATCGGGAACTCCGGCTATGGCAACACGGGCTGGAGCGGCGAGTACAAGGGCGTCCCAATGCTGTTCGCGCAACGCGGCGACACGACACTCGCCCTGGCGTGCTCTCTCCCGTTCACTCTGATGAGCTGCGGATACGTTGGCGTGAGCGACGGCTGGCAGGACATTCATTTGCACCGGCGGATGCTCTGGTCCTATCGGCGCGCACCCGACGGTAATATCGCTCTCACCGGCGCCATCGACATCACGCGGTGCGCAGGGACCTTCGTGCTTGCCTTGGCGTTCGGCCGCAACGCGGCCGAGGCCGGGCAGCGGGCACGTGCCACACTGCTGGAGGACTTCGACGTTGTCGTCGCCCGCTACCAGCGGAGCTGGCAAGAGTATCAGGCACAGTGCCTCGATCTCGGCCAGACCGGCGGGAGCAGATTCGATACGTACCGGGTCAGCACCGCCGTGCTGAAAACGCACGAGGCGAAGAGTTTTCGCGGTGGCATGATCGCGAGCCTGTCGGTCCCCTGGGGCTTCGCGAAAGGTGACGAGGACCTCGGCGGCTACCACCTGGCGTGGCCGCGTGACTTGGTGGAAAGCGCCGGCGGGTTCCTGGCGGCGGGAGACACAGGCAGCGCCCGCCAGACGTTGCGCTACCTGATGTCGACCCAGGAGGCTGACGGTTACTGGCCACAGAATATGTGGCTCGATGGCACTCCTTACTGGCCGGGAATCCAAATGGACGAGACGGCATTCCCCATCCTGCTCGCGGACGCGCTCCGGCGCATGAATGGGCTGGGCCGTCTCGACCCTTGGCCCATGGTCCGGCGGGCCGCGAGTTTTCTGGTCTGCAACGGCCCGGTGACGCAGCAGGACCGCTGGGAGGAAGACGGCGGCTACTCGCCCTTTACGCTGGCCGTGGAGATCGCGGCGTTACTGGCGGCGGCGGACTTCGCCGATCTCGCCGGTGAGGCCGACATGGCACGCTATCTCCGGGAGACGGCCGACACGTGGAATGCCTCGATCGAGTCGTGGATCTACGTCTCGGACACGGACCTCGCCCGGGAGCACGGTGTTGGCGGCTACTACGTGCGCATTGCGCCGATTGACGTGCCGTGCGCATCGTCGCCGGCGGGCGGCTTCGTCCCCATCAAGAACCGTCCACCCGGTGAAAGCGACGAGCCGTGCGCCTCGGTCGTCAGCCCGGACGCACTGGCACTCGTGCGCTTCGGTCTGCGCGCGGCCAGCGACCCGCGAATCGTCGATACCGTAAAGATCATCGATGCGTTGCTCAAGACGGAGACGGCGACCGGGTCCGTGTGGCACCGCTACAACGACGACGGTTACGGTGAGCACGACGACGGCAGCCCCTTCGACGGCACCGGGGTCGGCCGCGGGTGGCCGCTCCTGGTCGGCGAGCGCGCGCACTACGAGCTGGCGCGTGGCAACGAGCAGGAGGCGCGGCGGCTGTGTCAGGTCATGGCCGCACAGAGCAGTGCGGGCGGGCTGATCCCGGAGCAGATTTGGGACGCCGCCGACATTCGCGAGCGCGAGCTGTTCAACGGTCGCCCCTCGGGTTCGGCGATGCCCTTGGTGTGGGCGCACGCGGAGTACATCAAGCTGCTGCGCTCCCTACGCGAGGGCCGTGTGTTCGACATGCCACTGCAGAGCGTGCAGCGCTACCAGGTCGCGAAGGTCCCTGCCAAACTTGCTTTCTGGCGCTTCAATCACAAATGTCGCCGGATGCCCGCCGGCAAAGCCCTGCGCGTCGAAGTGTTGGCCGCTGCGACGGTGCACTGGAGCCTGGACGATTGGCGCACCGTGCACGAAACCCACACGACGGACACCCGACTCGGTATACATTTCGCCGATCTGCCGACCGCGCAGTTGCCACCGGACCGCAGGGCACGATTCACGTTCTTCTGGCTCGATGCCCAGCGATGGGAAGGAATCGACTTCGAGATAGCCGTGGCGGCCGAACGCTGA
- a CDS encoding aldehyde ferredoxin oxidoreductase family protein encodes MGAMLLRVNLSNGKITKEPIAEALVRQFIGGRGLATKLLTDSMDARTDAFDAANPLIFATGPLTGTFAPTGGRYMVVTKSPLTGTVACSNSGGYWGPALRYAGYDYLMVEGAAREPVYLWIHDDIVQIRSARHLWGRLVCDTEDLLRQETHPEARVACIGPAGESRARVACVMNDKGRAAGRSGVGAVMGAKNLKAVAAYGTKGLPMLQPQDFLRAAKTALKEVADAPLSSNLNIMGTAGTVGFMNKIGMLPTCNFQKGTFIHADAVNGERVRSDFMTRTRGCHSCTIACGRVTKIAGHGKLDGHGEGPEYETIYGLGTDCGVGDLAAVIKANYLCNELGMDTIEAGATIATAMELAERGYIPEADVGFALKFGDADALIKLIEAMAYRKGFGDALAEGGYRVAEKYGHPELFIGSKKQAFAAYDPRGSVGMGLGYATSNRGACHLRGYAVSLEHFGNPVKLDPFTPREKGMWVSILQNSTSFIDSSGLCLFSTMAMSPQALADLVGCALDIKLDENDIQRIGERIWNLERLFNNRAGLGRKDDSLPPRMLEEPLTEGMVRGHVVPLDEMLTDYYQYRGWDAEGRPTPEKLAELGLV; translated from the coding sequence ATGGGCGCGATGCTGTTGCGAGTGAATCTGAGCAATGGGAAGATCACCAAAGAGCCGATTGCCGAAGCGCTCGTTCGGCAGTTCATCGGCGGTCGTGGCTTGGCCACCAAGCTTCTCACGGACAGTATGGATGCACGGACGGATGCGTTCGACGCCGCCAACCCGCTGATCTTCGCCACCGGACCGTTGACCGGAACTTTCGCTCCCACGGGCGGCCGCTACATGGTGGTGACCAAGTCGCCGCTGACCGGCACCGTCGCCTGCTCCAACTCGGGCGGGTACTGGGGCCCGGCGCTGCGCTACGCTGGATACGATTATCTCATGGTCGAGGGTGCAGCGCGCGAACCAGTGTACCTGTGGATCCACGACGATATCGTCCAGATCCGCAGCGCCCGGCACCTCTGGGGCAGGCTCGTGTGTGATACCGAAGACCTGCTGCGGCAGGAGACCCACCCTGAGGCGCGCGTCGCCTGCATCGGGCCGGCGGGAGAGAGCCGGGCACGGGTCGCGTGCGTGATGAACGACAAGGGCCGAGCGGCGGGCCGGTCCGGGGTTGGCGCCGTCATGGGGGCGAAGAACCTCAAGGCCGTTGCCGCGTACGGTACGAAGGGCCTGCCGATGCTGCAGCCGCAGGACTTCCTGCGCGCCGCCAAGACCGCGCTCAAGGAAGTCGCCGACGCACCGCTCTCATCGAATCTGAACATTATGGGCACCGCCGGCACGGTCGGCTTCATGAACAAGATCGGCATGCTGCCGACCTGCAATTTCCAGAAGGGTACTTTCATTCATGCCGATGCGGTCAACGGCGAACGCGTGCGTAGCGACTTCATGACGCGCACGCGTGGCTGCCACAGCTGCACTATCGCCTGCGGGCGCGTGACCAAGATCGCCGGCCACGGCAAGCTCGATGGCCATGGTGAAGGTCCGGAGTACGAAACCATCTACGGCTTGGGGACCGACTGCGGCGTCGGTGACCTGGCCGCGGTCATCAAGGCCAACTACCTATGCAACGAACTCGGTATGGACACGATCGAGGCGGGAGCTACGATCGCTACGGCAATGGAGCTGGCGGAACGCGGCTACATCCCTGAGGCCGACGTCGGCTTCGCCTTGAAATTCGGCGATGCCGACGCCCTGATCAAGCTCATCGAGGCGATGGCGTACCGCAAAGGGTTCGGCGATGCATTGGCCGAGGGCGGCTATCGGGTGGCGGAGAAGTACGGTCATCCGGAGCTGTTCATTGGTTCCAAGAAACAAGCGTTCGCGGCCTACGATCCGCGCGGTTCTGTGGGCATGGGTTTGGGCTACGCCACCTCGAACCGCGGCGCCTGCCACTTGCGCGGTTACGCGGTATCGCTGGAGCACTTCGGCAACCCGGTGAAGCTCGATCCGTTCACGCCACGGGAGAAGGGGATGTGGGTGTCGATCCTGCAGAACTCCACGTCCTTCATCGACTCCAGCGGATTGTGCCTCTTTTCCACCATGGCCATGAGCCCGCAGGCGTTGGCCGACCTCGTCGGCTGCGCCCTCGACATAAAACTGGACGAGAACGATATCCAGCGCATCGGCGAGCGCATCTGGAACCTTGAGCGCCTTTTCAATAACAGGGCCGGTCTTGGCCGCAAGGACGACAGCCTGCCGCCGCGCATGCTGGAAGAGCCGCTGACCGAGGGCATGGTGCGGGGCCATGTTGTGCCCCTCGATGAAATGCTCACAGACTACTACCAGTACCGCGGCTGGGACGCCGAGGGGCGGCCGACCCCGGAGAAGCTGGCGGAGCTGGGGTTGGTGTGA